In Deltaproteobacteria bacterium, the sequence GAGATCGGCGACGAGTAGGCGGAGTTGCTCGCGCAGCGGCGTCTTGGTCGCCATCGAGGCGGCGGTCACCACGTTGCGTGCGTTGATCGGACGCGTGGGAATGTGCGCGTCGTCCAGATCGCGCAGCACGACGTTGCGGTGGCCGTAATGCGTGGCGGGCGTCAGGCCGATTTGCGACCACTCCCATCCCAGAAACGCGACGAGATCGGGATTCGCCGGGTCCTGCGCGATGGCGTTGCACTGGCGAATCGAGCGCACCGTTTCGTCCCACAGCGGCTTCGTCAGGCTCTCGGCGTGATCGTTGATCGAAAAAAAATCCAGATCGGAGCAGTAGCGCGCGAAGTCGCACGCGTCGGACGGGGGGTGAACGCCGTCGCCCTGCATGGCGGGGAGCGCCAGCGCGAAGGCGTCCATCGAAAACGTCGTGTGCACATGCAGGTCGCCGAAAAGTATCGTTTTGCCATCTCCCGCGAAAGGTTCGGCGTCCGGCGCGCCCGCTGAGAGCGCCAGCCGCGCGGCGTCCTGCGTGCGCGAGCGGGCGGCGAGCGTCTGGGCGCCGACGGGCCGATTCGCGGCATCGCCGAATTCCTGATATCCGCCGCAGGCCGCGACCAAGAGCGCGAGGAAGAAACCGAGACCGGCGTGAGATTTCATTTGGCGTCGCCTTTCGAAGTGTCTCGGGCCACCTCGATGTTCGCCTTCGCCCGCAAGTCGGCGATCAGTTTTTGCACCGCGCGCTCGTGAGCGAATCGCTGCGCCTCGAACCGAATCTGGTCCTCAACCTGCTCGAAGGGATTGACCTTTCCCGCCTCGCGGGAGGCAACAAAGATCAATCGCACACCGCCCGCGACGGCGATGGGGTCGCTCCAGCTCCCTTCCGGCATCGATTCGGCAACACGCGCGGCCGTGATCCCAATGTAGTCGGCAAGCTTGTCCGGCGGCATCGGCGCGTTCGGCGGGGGAGCGGCATCGTCGTCGGCCAGACGCGCGGCGATCTCCTCCGGTTTCGAGCCCGCGCGCAATTCGGCGAGGGCTTCGCGGGCGCGCGTCTGCGTCTCCGGGCGATGATCGGAAAACCACATCGTGCGAATTGCAACTCTCGCGGTCGCGCGAAAAAGTTCCGGACGGTCTTCGTAGAACTCTCGCAATTCGTCCCCGGTGCAGTCCCCGAAACAGGGAAACGATTTTTCCCGCTCCATCACCGATGCCACGATCGCCGAACGCACGCGCCGGTCGTCGCGGGCGAAGCCTTGGTCAAGTCCGTATTG encodes:
- a CDS encoding peptidyl-prolyl cis-trans isomerase; translation: MDLYVRNSLIALLFLWTGACVTQGDANPEAFDSAPGTSPGVAVVNGVAIPDAAFDEAARRLAEDRREPISEADRAQVVDRLIDEELLVQYGLDQGFARDDRRVRSAIVASVMEREKSFPCFGDCTGDELREFYEDRPELFRATARVAIRTMWFSDHRPETQTRAREALAELRAGSKPEEIAARLADDDAAPPPNAPMPPDKLADYIGITAARVAESMPEGSWSDPIAVAGGVRLIFVASREAGKVNPFEQVEDQIRFEAQRFAHERAVQKLIADLRAKANIEVARDTSKGDAK